In the Mytilus trossulus isolate FHL-02 chromosome 1, PNRI_Mtr1.1.1.hap1, whole genome shotgun sequence genome, one interval contains:
- the LOC134708799 gene encoding GTP-binding protein Di-Ras2-like → MNERPKVAFLGAGGVGKSSILQRFMFGTFQESYIETVEEIYSYQFNESGKRLNINLLDTAGNIQFPAMRQLYISKAQAFVLVYSIKDEASFSEVKTLWERIKQVRPNILDIPCVIIGNNLDQENDRQVETFDALNWACSENLGGCFVETSAKENKGIQEAFSLLLEQFLTRRHEDKGPLKLRSLSLHKLHLEIDVPVLFHKHSDKSKGLQKATLRGKSCTALRQSACMGNNQINKTEVMDKCSDIDGKLKRSRTDGVLEICKSQGRRKLHLF, encoded by the coding sequence ATGAATGAAAGACCAAAAGTAGCTTTTCTTGGTGCCGGTGGCGTTGGTAAATCGTCAATTCTGCAAAGATTTATGTTTGGAACTTTTCAGGAGAGTTACATCGAAACAGTTGAGGAGATATATTCCTATCAATTCAATGAGAGCGGTAAGCGCCTTAATATTAATCTTTTAGACACTGCTGGTAATATACAATTTCCCGCCATGAgacaattgtatatttcaaaagcACAAGCTTTTGTTCTTGTGTATTCTATTAAAGATGAAGCGTCTTTCAGTGAAGTTAAAACACTTTGGGAACGGATTAAACAAGTTCGACCAAACATTCTAGACATTCCGTGTGTTATCATAGGAAATAATTTGGATCAAGAAAACGATCGACAAGTCGAAACATTCGATGCACTGAACTGGGCGTGTAGTGAGAACCTTGGAGGATGTTTCGTAGAAACATCAGCAAAAGAGAACAAAGGAATACAAGAAGCTTTTTCCCTTCTTCTTGAACAATTTTTGACGCGACGACACGAAGATAAAGGACCATTAAAACTGCGTTCGCTAAGTCTTCATAAACTGCATTTGGAAATCGATGTTCCAGTATTGTTCCACAAACATAGTGATAAGTCAAAAGGATTACAGAAAGCAACATTAAGAGGAAAATCATGTACAGCTTTACGGCAAAGTGCGTGCATGGGAAATAATCAGATTAATAAGACTGAGGTCATGGACAAGTGTAGTGACATTGACGGGAAATTAAAACGTAGTCGCACTGATGGTGTTCTAGAGATATGCAAGTCTCAGGGAAGGCGAAaacttcatttgttttaa